Part of the Poecilia reticulata strain Guanapo linkage group LG2, Guppy_female_1.0+MT, whole genome shotgun sequence genome is shown below.
NNNNNNNNNNNNNNNNNNNNNNNNNNNNNNNNNNNNNNNNNNNNNNNNNNNNNNNNNNNNNNNNNNNNNNNNNNNNNNNNNNNNNNNNNNNNNNNNNNNNNNNNNNNNNNNNNNNNNNNNNNNNNNNNNNNNNNNNNNNNNNNNNNNNNNNNNNNNNNNNNNNNNNNNNNNNNNNNNNNNNNNNNNNNNNNNNNNNNNNNNNNNNNNNNNNNNNNNNNNNNNNNNNNNNNNNNNNNNNNNNNNNNNNNNNNNNNNNNNNNNNNNNNNNNNNNNNNNNNNNNNNNNNNNNNNNNNNNNNNNNNNNNNNNNNNNNNNNNNNNNNNNNNNNNNNNNNNNNNNNNNNNNNNNNNNNNNNNNNNNNNNNNNNNNNNNNNNNNNNNNNNNNNNNNNNNNNNNNNNNNNNNNNNNNNNNNNNNNNNNNNNNNNNNNNNNNNNNNNNNNNNNNNNNNNNNNNNNNNNNNNNNNNNNNNNNNNNNNNNNNNNNNNNNNNNNNNNNNNNNNNNNNNNNNNNNNNNNNNNNNNNNNNNNNNNNNNNNNNNNNNNNNNNNNNNNNNNNNNNNNNNNNNNNNNNNNNNNNNNNNNNNNNNNNNNNNNNNNNNNNNNNNNNNNNNNNNNNNNNNNNNNNNNNNNNNNNNNNNNNNNNNNNNNNNNNNNNNNNNNNNNNNNNNNNNNNNNNNNNNNNNNNNNNNNNNNNNNNNNNNNNNNNNNNNNNNNNNNNNNNNNNNNNNNNNNNNNNNNNNNNNNNNNNNNNNNNNNNNNNNNNNNNNNNNNNNNNNNNNNNNNNNNNNNNNNNNNNNNNNNNNNNNNNNNNNNNNNNNNNNNNNNNNNNNNNNNNNNNNNNNNNNNNNNNNNNNNNNNNNNNNNNNNNNNNNNNNNNNNNNNNNNNNNNNNNNNNNNNNNNNNNNNNNNNNNNNNNNNNNNNNNNNNNNNNNNNNNNNNNNNNNNNNNNNNNNNNNNNNNNNNNNNNNNNNNNNNNNNNNNNNNNNNNNNNNNNNNNNNNNNNNNNNNNNNNNNNNNNNNNNNNNNNNNNNNNNNNNNNNNNNNNNNNNNNNNNNNNNNNNNNNNNNNNNNNNNNNNNNNNNNNNNNNNNNNNNNNNNNNNNNNNNNNNNNNNNNNNNNNNNNNNNNNNNNNNNNNNNNNNNNNNNNNNNNNNNNNNNNNNNNNNNNNNNNNNNNNNNNNNNNNNNNNNNNNNNNNNNNNNNNNNNNNNNNNNNNNNNNNNNNNNNNNNNNNNNNNNNNNNNNNNNNNNNNNNNNNNNNNNNNNNNNNNNNNNNNNNNNNNNNNNNNNNNNNNNNNNNNNNNNNNNNNNNNNNNNNNNNNNNNNNNNNNNNNNNNNNNNNNNNNNNNNNNNNNNNNNNNNNNNNNNNNNNNNNNNNNNNNNNNNNNNNNNNNNNNNNNNNNNNNNNNNNNNNNNNNNNNNNNNNNNNNNNNNNNNNNNNNNNNNNNNNNNNNNNNNNNNNNNNNNNNNNNNNNNNNNNNNNNNNNNNNNNNNNNNNNNNNNNNNNNNNNNNNNNNNNNNNNNNNNNNNNNNNNNNNNNNNNNNNNNNNNNNNNNNNNNNNNNNNNNNNNNNNNNNNNNNNNNNNNNNNNNNNNNNNNNNNNNNNNNNNNNNNNNNNNNNNNNNNNNNNNNNNNNNNNNNNNNNNNNNNNNNNNNNNNNNNNNNNNNNNNNNNNNNNNNNNNNNNNNNNNNNNNNNNNNNNNNNNNNNNNNNNNNNNNNNNNNNNNNNNNNNNNNNNNNNNNNNNNNNNNNNNNNNNNNNNNNNNNNNNNNNNNNNNNNNNNNNNNNNNNNNNNNNNNNNNNNNNNNNNNNNNNNNNNNNNNNNNNNNNNNNNNNNNNNNNNNNNNNNNNNNNNNNNNNNNNNNNNNNNNNNNNNNNNNNNNNNNNNNNNNNNNNNNNNNNNNNNNNNNNNNNNNNNNNNNNNNNNNNNNNNNNNNNNNNNNNNNNNNNNNNNNNNNNNNNNNNNNNNNNNNNNNNNNNNNNNNNNNNNNNNNNNNNNNNNNNNNNNNNNNNNNNNNNNNNNNNNNNNNNNNNNNNNNNNNNNNNNNNNNNNNNNNNNNNNNNNNNNNNNNNNNNNNNNNNNNNNNNNNNNNNNNNNNNNNNNNNNNNNNNNNNNNNNNNNNNNNNNNNNNNNNNNNNNNNNNNNNNNNNNNNNNNNNNNNNNNNNNNNNNNNNNNNNNNNNNNNNNNNNNNNNNNNNNNNNNNNNNNNNNNNNNNNNNNNNNNNNNNNNNNNNNNNNNNNNNNNNNNNNNNNNNNNNNNNNNNNNNNNNNNNNNNNNNNNNNNNNNNNNNNNNNNNNNNNNNNNNNNNNNNNNNNNNNNNNNNNNNNNNNNNNNNNNNNNNNNNNNNNNNNNNNNNNNNNNNNNNNNNNNNNNNNNNNNNNNNNNNNNNNNNNNNNNNNNNNNNNNNNNNNNNNNNNNNNNNNNNNNNNNNNNNNNNNNNNNNNNNNNNNNNNNNNNNNNNNNNNNNNNNNNNNNNNNNNNNNNNNNNNNNNNNNNNNNNNNNNNNNNNNNNNNNNNNNNNNNNNNNNNNNNNNNNNNNNNNNNNNNNNNNNNNNNNNNNNNNNNNNNNNNNNNNNNNNNNNNNNNNNNNNNNNNNNNNNNNNNNNNNNNNNNNNNNNNNNNNNNNNNNNNNNNNNNNNNNNNNNNNNNNNNNNNNNNNNNNNNNNNNNNNNNNNNNNNNNNNNNNNNNNNNNNNNNNNNNNNNNNNNNNNNNNNNNNNNNNNNNNNNNNNNNNNNNNNNNNNNNNNNNNNNNNNNNNNNNNNNNNNNNNNNNNNNNNNNNNNNNNNNNNNNNNNNNNNNNNNNNNNNNNNNNNNNNNNNNNNNNNNNNNNNNNNNNNNNNNNNNNNNNNNNNNNNNNNNNNNNNNNNNNNNNNNNNNNNNNNNNNNNNNNNNNNNNNNNNNNNNNNNNNNNNNNNNNNNNNNNNNNNNNNNNNNNNNNNNNNNNNNNNNNNNNNNNNNNNNNNNNNNNNNNNNNNNNNNNNNNNNNNNNNNNNNNNNNNNNNNNNNNNNNNNNNNNNNNNNNNNNNNNNNNNNNNNNNNNNNNNNNNNNNNNNNNNNNNNNNNNNNNNNNNNNNNNNNNNNNNNNNNNNNNNNNNNNNNNNNNNNNNNNNNNNNNNNNNNNNNNNNNNNNNNNNNNNNNNNNNNNNNNNNNNNNNNNNNNNNNNNNNNNNNNNNNNNNNNNNNNNNNNNNNNNNNNNNNNNNNNNNNNNNNNNNNNNNNNNNNNNNNNNNNNNNNNNNNNNNNNNNNNNNNNNNNNNNNNNNNNNNNNNNNNNNNNNNNNNNNNNNNNNNNNNNNNNNNNNNNNNNNNNNNNNNNNNNNNNNNNNNNNNNNNNNNNNNNNNNNNNNNNNNNNNNNNNNNNNNNNNNNNNNNNNNNNNNNNNNNNNNNNNNNNNNNNNNNNNNNNNNNNNNNNNNNNNNNNNNNNNNNNNNNNNNNNNNNNNNNNNNNNNNNNNNNNNNNNNNNNNNNNNNNNNNNNNNNNNNNNNNNNNNNNNNNNNNNNNNNNNNNNNNNNNNNNNNNNNNNNNNNNNNNNNNNNNNNNNNNNNNNNNNNNNNNNNNNNNNNNNNNNNNNNNNNNNNNNNNNNNNNNNNNNNNNNNNNNNNNNNNNNNNNNNNNNNNNNNNNNNNNNNNNNNNNNNNNNNNNNNNNNNNNNNNNNNNNNNNNNNNNNNNNNNNNNNNNNNNNNNNNNNNNNNNNNNNNNNNNNNNNNNNNNNNNNNNNNNNNNNNNNNNNNNNNNNNNNNNNNNNNNNNNNNNNNNNNNNNNNNNNNNNNNNNNNNNNNNNNNNNNNNNNNNNNNNNNNNNNNNNNNNNNNNNNNNNNNNNNNNNNNNNNNNNNNNNNNNNNNNNNNNNNNNNNNNNNNNNNNNNNNNNNNNNNNNNNNNNNNNNNNNNNNNNNNNNNNNNNNNNNNNNNNNNNNNNNNNNNNNNNNNNNNNNNNNNNNNNNNNNNNNNNNNNNNNNNNNNNNNNNNNNNNNNNNNNNNNNNNNNNNNNNNNNNNNNNNNNNNNNNNNNNNNNNNNNNNNNNNNNNNNNNNNNNNNNNNNNNNNNNNNNNNNNNNNNNNNNNNNNNNNNNNNNNNNNNNNNNNNNNNNNNNNNNNNNNNNNNNNNNNNNNNNNNNNNNNNNNNNNNNNNNNNNNNNNNNNNNNNNNNNNNNNNNNNNNNNNNNNNNNNNNNNNNNNNNNNNNNNNNNNNNNNNNNNNNNNNNNNNNNNNNNNNNNNNNNNNNNNNNNNNNNNNNNNNNNNNNNNNNNNNNNNNNNNNNNNNNNNNNNNNNNNNNNNNNNNNNNNNNNNNNNNNNNNNNNNNNNNNNNNNNNNNNNNNNNNNNNNNNNNNNNNNNNNNNNNNNNNNNNNNNNNNNNNNNNNNNNNNNNNNNNNNNNNNNNNNNNNNNNNNNNNNNNNNNNNNNNNNNNNNNNNNNNNNNNNNNNNNNNNNNNNNNNNNNNNNNNNNNNNNNNNNNNNNNNNNNNNNNNNNNNNNNNNNNNNNNNNNNNNNNNNNNNNNNNNNNNNNNNNNNNNNNNNNNNNNNNNNNNNNNNNNNNNNNNNNNNNNNNNNNNNNNNNNNNNNNNNNNNNNNNNNNNNNNNNNNNNNNNNNNNNNNNNNNNNNNNNNNNNNNNNNNNNNNNNNNNNNNNNNNNNNNNNNNNNNNNNNNNNNNNNNNNNNNNNNNNNNNNNNNNNNNNNNNNNNNNNNNNNNNNNNNNNNNNNNNNNNNNNNNNNNNNNNNNNNNNNNNNNNNNNNNNNNNNNNNNNNNNNNNNNNNNNNNNNNNNNNNNNNNNNNNNNNNNNNNNNNNNNNNNNNNNNNNNNNNNNNNNNNNNNNNNNNNNNNNNNNNNNNNNNNNNNNNNNNNNNNNNNNNNNNNNNNNNNNNNNNNNNNNNNNNNNNNNNNNNNNNNNNNNNNNNNNNNNNNNNNNNNNNNNNNNNNNNNNNNNNNNNNNNNNNNNNNNNNNNNNNNNNNNNNNNNNNNNNNNNNNNNNNNNNNNNNNNNNNNNNNNNNNNNNNNNNNNNNNNNNNNNNNNNNNNNNNNNNNNNNNNNNNNNNNNNNNNNNNNNNNNNNNNNNNNNNNNNNNNNNNNNNNNNNNNNNNNNNNNNNNNNNNNNNNNNNNNNNNNNNNNNNNNNNNNNNNNNNNNNNNNNNNNNNNNNNNNNNNNNNNNNNNNNNNNNNNNNNNNNNNNNNNNNNNNNNNNNNNNNNNNNNNNNNNNNNNNNNNNNNNNNNNNNNNNNNNNNNNNNNNNNNNNNNNNNNNNNNNNNNNNNNNNNNNNNNNNNNNNNNNNNNNNNNNNNNNNNNNNNNNNNNNNNNNNNNNNNNNNNNNNNNNNNNNNNNNNNNNNNNNNNNNNNNNNNNNNNNNNNNNNNNNNNNNNNNNNNNNNNNNNNNNNNNNNNNNNNNNNNNNNNNNNNNNNNNNNNNNNNNNNNNNNNNNNNNNNNNNNNNNNNNNNNNNNNNNNNNNNNNNNNNNNNNNNNNNNNNNNNNNNNNNNNNNNNNNNNNNNNNNNNNNNNNNNNNNNNNNNNNNNNNNNNNNNNNNNNNNNNNNNNNNNNNNNNNNNNNNNNNNNNNNNNNNNNNNNNNNNNNNNNNNNNNNNNNNNNNNNNNNNNNNNNNNNNNNNNNNNNNNNNNNNNNNNNNNNNNNNNNNNNNNNNNNNNNNNNNNNNNNNNNNNNNNNNNNNNNNNNNNNNNNNNNNNNNNNNNNNNNNNNNNNNNNNNNNNNNNNNNNNNNNNNNNNNNNNNNNNNNNNNNNNNNNNNNNNNNNNNNNNNNNNNNNNNNNNNNNNNNNNNNNNNNNNNNNNNNNNNNNNNNNNNNNNNNNNNNNNNNNNNNNNNNNNNNNNNNNNNNNNNNNNNNNNNNNNNNNNNNNNNNNNNNNNNNNNNNNNNNNNNNNNNNNNNNNNNNNNNNNNNNNNNNNNNNNNNNNNNNNNNNNNNNNNNNNNNNNNNNNNNNNNNNNNNNNNNNNNNNNNNNNNNNNNNNNNNNNNNNNNNNNNNNNNNNNNNNNNNNNNNNNNNNNNNNNNNNNNNNNNNNNNNNNNNNNNNNNNNNNNNNNNNNNNNNNNNNNNNNNNNNNNNNNNNNNNNNNNNNNNNNNNNNNNNNNNNNNNNNNNNNNNNNNNNNNNNNNNNNNNNNNNNNNNNNNNNNNNNNNNNNNNNNNNNNNNNNNNNNNNNNNNNNNNNNNNNNNNNNNNNNNNNNNNNNNNNNNNNNNNNNNNNNNNNNNNNNNNNNNNNNNNNNNNNNNNNAGAGTTTAGACATACTAAAATCAAACTTAAGATTAATCTCTTCACTTCATTTAGTTGAAGTTGTAGTTTTAGTATTATTATGTATTACACCTGTTATTTCAGTTCTTTCatttaaataggaaaaaaatagtttcRACTCTTTGATTTTTGCTGTTCTGTGTTTGTCTCCTGCAATACATAACATTCATCTCTTTTTCTGAACCAGAATCAGAATAGCTTTATTTGCCCAGACTGTGTGCACAAACGAGGAATCTGACTTACATTTTCAAGGATTACAGTGTAAAGACACAGGTATTTTACAGTAATTAAATTAGGATAAATGCACAAGTTGTATacatatttgtagtttttttttgttttttccacaattaataatcctttctctctctgtgtgtgtgactccCAAACTCTTCTCTGAGCTGTTATCCAAATACAAACTCATAAAACAGGACCTTTATGTTGTTTATGTAGAGATGTATATAAAGTGCAGACASAAACACAGGATGAGCAAGGTGaaggtttaatttaaaaaagtcagaaCTTACAGAACAACTATAAGGAGAACAGGACCAGGGCCAGAGTAATGAGAGGAACTAGTTAATTAAAACCAACAAGCTGACTGAGAGCAGAGTGGagaatgtaaattaatttaagtaattttaatcAGGAGATTTAAGATGTCTGTTTAAGAAAGTCAGTGAACAGGCAGAGGGAAGATTAATTATTAACCCAGAAGAAGCTTTAATCTCTAAGCCAAGAGAGCATTAACactaatataaataaactaaatccaaatgcataaagaataaattacaagaataacTTAAGAAACCAAACACAAASGAATTAGCTAATATGGAAACACTTTATAGAAAATAACTGCCTTACAGAGGACCACAAAAGGACCCACATCCCCTAATGGCTGCTACCCTCAAGAGTTTAGAGGGAAAAGGGGCCTTGGTAGGAGGGAGRAAACAAAAACAGGCTTTGGATTAATGACTRRGARAAYCAATGAACTTTAGTCAGCAGGTCTACCAGGAGGCATGAAGAAGCCAGAGAGAAACTTATCAGGAGGCATCAGGAATCCTTGGTGGACCTCTGKATTGTTGTCCATGGACACTGGGACCCACCGAGTGAAGAGCTGTGGGTCCCACTGTGGATCCCTCAGAGCAGCCAGCAGCCCTGGAGGATGATCTGTAGTCAACCTACAAACATCATGCTGCACCTACAGGAAAATGACAGactgcatttttaatgaatcNAGATATGAAAAATTATGAACATAAGTTCACAAAGAGCAAAAATCAGATCTAACAGCTGGTCCAACATGCTGCCACAATGAGCAGCACTTTCTAAAAAATCTTTATCATcttatgtgttttaaattataatataCCAGAAAGCTTTTCCTTAACAGTGCACACAatcattgttttgattttgtgtttaggYTCTATGACAAAGAAGAAAGAATCTTGTTGGGagatagaaaaataagaaaatgaaaaagcaggGTGACTGTCAGTCACATCTGTTGTTGTGATGATTCATTCACTCTGCTTTCCTTTTCAGGCCACACTGTGAGAAAAKAATTACCTCCCAGTTAATTTACTGWTTTGTTACCTCGTTccagacattttcatttaatcaagATAAATGTTCAAGTTTKCTTGAAAATGTCCtgattaaaaaactatttaccatttaaaatgGAAGTTTTTAGTGGAACTCTATCATATATACTTTTAGAAGWTAATCAATTATCTtcaagaaacatatttttagagcTCTACGTACGTAAATAAGCATCTAACAAAAATCTGTAAACAGATTATGGATATRAACCAATTTATTGCCTACCCTCAAACATGAGCATAAAAATGAGYgaaaacatttgtgaaattaatttatctcTTATTACAGTAATataattttcatcttttaagcTTAGATTTTATGATAACATctgcaatgtgaaaaaaataaactttatgatTTGTCCYTCTGCACATACAGAACACATACAAGCAAACTTGAACATTTATcttgattaaatgaaaatgtctggAACGAGGTAACAAATCAGTAAATTAACTGGAAGGTAATTCTTTTCTCACAGTGTGGCCTGAAAAGGAAAGCAGAGTGAATGAATCATCACAACAACAGATGTGACTGACAGTCAAcctgcattttcattttcttatatTCCATCTCCCAAcaagtttctttcttctttgtcaTAGAGCCCAAACACAAAATCAGAGCATTTTAGTAAGAGTAAAGTGAAAACCCTCTMTATTGCATAAAAACGAAATGGCTWCAGCCWGAAGatcttgcaaaaataaacctgaCGTATTCTGTTACATCTGCGGCGAATACACCCTTGTGCCTAACAGGAATCCAGTCACAAGTTTCATAAAGCGTGCTTACNTGTTTGattctcatctttttttcataGCTACAGTAATTTGTTCTCTTTTACTTtgctttattaaacattttcaagtgtaatttattgcattttcgGGTGAAAGGGTTAAGTGAAATTGTTTCCATACTTATACTCCCTGAACTAGGGATATTTTATTGAGTTGACCTTTGATCACTAACGGGGAAATTTTGATGAGATTTTTGTTCACTCTGTGAAACGCTGTCAATGATTTCAAGGACTTGACGTTTGAACATGTAGGAAAATGGAGCtgcttgttgtgtttctgttccTTCTTTACGGTAAGATCTTCTTTCTAAGCTTAACTTCTTTTCATTTCCCCCTTTTAGCAGGTGGTAAGGAAATCAGAAGGTACRTTTAAATGCTGTGTAATTCTTAAATATKTTCAACCTTTCTTTCAATAAGGCAAATCGGGGTCAATTCATTGCAGAATAAATGTGACTATTTCGATAGTCACTGCATTGTGCCGACATAAGGCATCACTGTTATGTCATTATGCTCTTGCAGAAACTTAACAGCATATGGATCCCAGAATCAGAACAAAATGGGAAGAAGCAGCATTtactttttatctttctttaatCTGAAACAACMttcctttttttaaatcaaggctaaatactttgtgttttgtttctttttacYGTAATCTTCTGAATTAAGTTTAATTCcaacttttaatttcaaagtaaaactcaAACCTCTGCAAACCATAATGTCTGTTGGTGTTATTGACAGTTTGTAGTGACGCGATTCAACACAGACTTTTCccgcaatttttttttttttaaagctctctGCACTGCAGTAGTGTTAGTTTTATGTTAGAGTCCCATGCAGTCTGGGATCACTTGTTATGCTTGTCATGCTTTCAGTGCAATGCTGAAGAGATCATATTGATTATATTGGGATAGGTCTGTATCTATGTATTTAGATAACTTACCTGTTTTCCACAATCCCATTGTGTTCTAAAGTCGcccatataaaaaaacaacactctACAGCTGTTTCTRCCGGTTCCTCAGATCAACTTCAGTTATTTTCCATCCCTCTTAGTGGCACCTGATTTCTAGTCAGTCCTGCTAACTGTTCAGCAACCAGCTCTGCTGAATAAAGAAACATCTCCCGGTCAGACAGCTCTTGGTCAGATGCTCCTGTTAACATCATGTTTTGCTACCAGCCAGTTTCCGTTGGATTCATCTCTttactttgtgttcattttgtaaGTGTAAAACCTTTTCAGTTTCACCAATGTGTGTCCTCCTGCAATTCGTCATTTTATGAATCCTACCTTGTGTTACAAATAATCCATATATTTGCTGCACAAAGTACTTTTCATCCATTGGGAAAGAGCTTTTCCTGCTCTCTCCCATCCTCATTTGATAGTTCTGCCAGTTAGTTATTTATTATACAAAGTTTTTATAGTTACTCTTACATTGTCTGCCCTCATAACTGGATTGCTTCCAATTTGAGGACTGTGTCTTTACTTTTAacctgtttctctttttttttcttttttttttacatccaaacTGAACAAGAGCAAGATGCTTCAGATCAGCACTGGCAACATTATCAATATTATACAGAGTCTTAACTCTATTTCAGCACACTGGtttgccttttgtttgtttacccTTCCAGCATCTCAGGATTCTTTGACTGTAAAAGTGGAGGTTTATAAGGGAGAACAATCTGTTGTTCTTCCCTGCCAGTACAGCCAAGTATTAAAAGACATTCTCACAGTGAAATGGAGCCGCTATGATCTCAACCCCAATACTGTACATCAACAACAAGGAGGAGAYGACCTACATTcacaaaatcaacttttcaaaGGACGAACATCAATGACACCTCATTCTCTAGACTCTGGTGATTTCAGCCTCACTTTGAAAAAMCCCCAACTTTCTGACAGCGGGAACTATATCTGCAGTTTCATTGAtgatgaaggagaaaaaaagctatCAGACGTTCAGCTCCATGTCAAAGGTCAGTAGCCAGTCGTCACCTATGTGTATACATACAGGTGACTACTGCGAGCCCgtgtgtttatgtctgtttattaagtttatttattataacaGTGAATATAAATATGTCTTTTTGCTCTCAGCCTCTAAGGATGCTTTGACTGTAAACGTGGAGGTTCAGTGGGCCCAATTTGTCGTGCTTCCCTGTCGATATGATCAAGTATTGGAAGAGATCGTCACAGTGAAATGGAGCCGCCATGATCTTAATCCCAAMACGGTCCATCAAAGACGAGAAGGAGACGACCTGCGTggacaaaatcagatttttaaaggaCGGACATCAATGAGAGCTGATGCTCTGGCCTCTGGTGACTTCAGCCTCACTCTGACTGAACCTCCACTCTCTGATAGTGGGAACTACACCTGCACCATCATCaatgaagaggaagaaattaATCTGACAGAAGTTCAGCTGTMTGTCAAAGGTCAGYAGTTTTGTTTCGAAATTCTTATGTCAAGATGGTATCCTGGTTACACCTTGATCAACTTCATTAAATCACATGGATCAACTACACTGATGAAATTGGTTGTGCTTGGATGACCTTTAACTATTTGAATTTGTGTGGAGATGTGAGTGAGTGGGTGTATGGATGTTTGTGTATTTAGAGTAGTTGTGTTTGCAAATTTGTTGTTGATAGAATTGTGAGAAATGTATAAATCTTCAAACATTCATGCCAAGCAACAGCACAGAGTAGGTACCATCAGCTCCTTTAGAGTTCTGCAGCCTCACGCAGACACTTTACACACCTGAATAGCCATGTGTGTGATACAGCAGAGAGTGATGTACAGGAGCAGCTCCCCTCAGAATAGCAAAGggagaaatgcaaaaataaaacacattaaacacaataaaatttcTTGAAGAGGAAGGTCTTCagttctttaataaaactgtttctAGTCAGTTTCTAGTATGATTCCTAAGAAAGTCTTGAAGACTGTTCCACAGACAGGGTGCAGCAGCGGAAAAAGCATTTTCACGTACGGTGCAAAATTTTGTTCTAGAGGTGTGAAGAATTGAGGATTTTGTGGAGCAGAGGGACTGCATTGATGTCCGTACAATGAGCACGTTTTTAGTTAGCATGCAGCGTTGCCGTAAATCATTGATCTGTGAGGAAGGAAACCTTTTACTTGATATGGAGTGAGATGGAGAGCCAGAGGAGGACTGAGGTGACATGGTCATGTTTCCTTCACTTCATCAGGAAGCATTATTCTGTATgtactgaagtttttttttatgtatttggaTGAAATGCTCTAAAAAGTGTGTTGCAGTCATCAAGTCTTAAGGGAAAGAAAGCATGAACAACTTTCTCATCACCTGTAAAGTAATAATATAGATGGAGtttggagatgttcttcagatGGAAAAGAGGTCACTTATTTGATGTGAGTTTCCATTTAACAAGAGGGTCAAATATCACACCATGATCAGATAAAGAAGAGGAATATTTTGACCTCAGAAGGTTATGGTAAAAATAGATGAGTGAATCTGATGTGCAGTGCAGTGATGTGAAGTATAACATATTATGTTTTTGATATAGAGCTGTGTGTTGCCTGCATAACAGTGAAAATACGTCCTGTGATGAGTAGTGATATGACTGAGGATGTAGAGGGCAAACAGAGTGGGTCCAAGGACGGATCCTGGAGGGACTCRGGTGTCTGTATGGGTCTGAGATCTCGCTTTCTSAAGGGAAACAAACTCAATTTGGTCAGAAAGTAATGTGTAAAACCATTTCAGAGCTGTAACAGTCAGTCCAATATGGTGTTGAAGACGGTGGAGATAAATGGCATGATCCACCGTGTTAATAGTTGATGTNNNNNNNNNNNNNNNNNNNNNNNNNNNNNNNNNNNNNNNNNNNNNNNNNNNNNNNNNNNNNNNNNNNNNNNNNNNNNNNNNNNNNNNNNNNNNNNNNNNNNNNNNNNNNNNNNNNNNNNNNNNNNNNNNNNNNNNNNNNNNNNNNNNNNNNNNNNNNNNNNNNNNNNNNNNNNNNNNNNNNNNNNNNNNNNNNNNNNNNNNNNNNNNNNNNNNNNNNNNNNNNNNNNNNNNNNNNNNNNNNNNNNNNNNNNNNNNNNNNNNNNNNNNNNNNNNNNNNNNNNNNNNNNNNNNNNNNNNNNNNNNNNNNNNNNNNNNNNNNNNNNNNNNNNNNNNNNNNNNNNNNNNNNNNNNNNNNNNNNNNNN
Proteins encoded:
- the LOC103461826 gene encoding uncharacterized protein LOC103461826 — encoded protein: MELLVVFLFLLYASQDSLTVKVEVYKGEQSVVLPCQYSQVLKDILTVKWSRYDLNPNTVHQQQGGDDLHSQNQLFKGRTSMTPHSLDSGDFSLTLKXPQLSDSGNYICSFIDDEGEKKLSDVQLHVKASKDALTVNVEVQWAQFVVLPCRYDQVLEEIVTVKWSRHDLNPXTVHQRREGDDLRGQNQIFKGRTSMRADALASGDFSLTLTEPPLSDSGNYTCTIINEEEEINLTEVQLXVKVKIRPVMSSDMTEDVEGKQSGSKDGSWRDSGVCMGLRSRFLKGNKLNLVRK